The sequence below is a genomic window from Triticum dicoccoides isolate Atlit2015 ecotype Zavitan unplaced genomic scaffold, WEW_v2.0 scaffold23807, whole genome shotgun sequence.
attaggagacagattcatcggcatgctccagtatgatcaatcaggagagctatacaggttctatgctattttaccagagagagagtagctagcaggagtgatttaggtagttcttcatgctgctcttaattagtacttgtcctttcatgtccatgttcttcgttctgaacttaagtgatttgcttttgtggtgttatatatgaacgcttataatatcatgacaatcatgttgaactcgatcgataatatttttgcttctggtacaagtgaatgtttcttctttaagctagtagtgctggtggtgattagatagctagttaattattatatcatctaatgaaagaaaccgcagattagtttcagctggatggatcttacctaagtgatcaagtatattccatatccgtatatattatagttgatcaagtataatatggatatggcatatactctagctagctagctagtagatatatccaataatgcatccagtcgaaactaatccgcggtactttcacctaatgatttaacaactcattataatgtaaaacaatgacTAAATTAAAtttaaaacacaaaattaaagaaaaattaaaaaaacacccaaacatttagtaccggttggtgttaccaaccggtactaatgccctccacgcaaacgggtctggctcgtgccacgtggtggcactttagcgccggttcgtgacgaaccggtactaaagggaggggacctttagtccccactctttagtgccggttggcgaaccggcactaaagcccgttacgaactggcactaaaggccggttctgcactagtgagcaCAAGCAGCCACAGAAGCGGAAAGATGCCCCTCATCAGGTATATAAACACGTGGCTAAAACCTTGTTGCTTACGGATGGGAGCTCAGGTGCTGCAGTGGGGGATGGGGGAGCGACCATCATGGACCCAACCACAGCTAGCAACGATACAGAGGGAGATGACTTTACTCGTGatacaaagaagaagaagcccacacCTGATAATTCGGCAGAGATCGCGCTGCGGTCCTGCCAGTCACAATGAGTGTACTAAGCTGGAACTGCcaggggcttgggaaccccgaggcagttcgGGAGCTTCGCAGTATCGTGAAGCTGGAAGGCCCCTCCCTTCTCTTTGTAATGGAAACTAAAATCAATGCCAAAAGAGTTGAGGATCTAAAATTTAGCTGGGTTTTGCAGGCAGTTTTGCAGTGGACAGTGTTGGCCTTAGTGGCGGCATAGGTCTTTTCTGGTCCAGAGATGTGACCGTGGATTTGAAGAATTTCAGTAAGAATCATATTGATGTACTGGTACATAGCAATAATCAAAACGCTTATGTTTGGCGTTTCACGGGTTTTTACGGAGCACCGCAAGTGGAAGAGCGACACCACAGTTGGCGGTTCTTGCGTACTTTACACAACATTCCCCATAGTGCTTGGCTGTGCATGGGATATTTTAACGAAACTTTGTATGCGTGTGAGCATTTCAGTAGAGCGGCTCGGTCTGAAGCTCACATGAGATCCTTCAGGGAGGTTGTGGATGATCTATCTTTCCAAGATCTAGGCTGGTCTGGTACGGCTTATACGTGGGACAATCATCAAATGGGAGAAGCAAATGTCAAGTCACGGCTAGATCGAGCTTTTGCGAATGAGGAATTTCGATAGTATTTTCACCATATACGGGTGCGTCATCTGCCTTCAGTTGAGTCTGACCATTGTTTTGTGTTAGCAGAAATCAAAGAGGTATTGTCGGATCGTCCGAGGGCGAAGAAACAATTTCGTTATGAAAACGTATGGCAAACTCATACTGATTATGACCGTCTCGTTGAGCAGACTTGGCGGGGCATACCACACTCTCCGGGCCTCCAAGGCATTGCATCGGCACTTGGTACCTTGCAGGCAACCCTTGAGCCATGGAGTTTGAAGGAATTTGGGTGTTTGGCACGTACTGTCAGACAACTTCAACAACGACTGAATCGTGTTCGGTGTCAGACTATAGGCACTAGGCCTTCGGATGAGGAGAAAAGCATTGTAAAGAAACTGAAAGAGGCCTTGCTTCAAGAGGAGATTTGGACTCGACAGCGTTCGAGAGTTTCGTGGCTCCGAGAGGGTGATCGTAACACATCATATTTCCAAGCGCAAGCAGCTCAGCGCCAACGTATGAATAAGATCTCAGATCTTCGCCGAGCGGATGGCACGATTTGCGCTAGTGGAGATGAGACAAGGTGGAGGTTCAGAACTTTTACCAGTGACTCTATGAATCATAGGGTTTGGTGGATCCTCAGCTACTGTTATCACATGTGCCAGTTAAAGTGACACAAGCGATGAACATAGAACTTTCCAAACCCTATACCCCGGAGGAAGTCAAAGTGGCACTGTTTCAGATGGTTCCTTCGAAGGCACCCGATGTTGATGGTTTTACTGCAGGTTTTTATCAGCGTCATTGGGATCTACTTGGTAATGCTGTAACCGAGGCAGTACTTGATTTTCTCAATGGAGGGGAGCTACCAGCGGGACTGAATGACACGTCTATAACTCTGATCCCAAAGGTTAGACACCCCCAATCGATATCACAGTACCGTCCTATTGCACTATGCCCAATTTTGTATAAGATTGCTGCTAAGGCAATCACCAATCGTTTGAGATGCTTTATGGATGAGATTATTAGCGAAGAGCAAAGCGCTTTCGTACCCGAACGCCTCATTACGAACAATGTGCTTGTAGCTTATGAAAGCGTACatacaatgaggaggaggaagaagggcaaaaaCTATTCATGTACGGTCAAGTtagatatgatgaaagcatatgatcgTGTTGAGTGGCATTATCTCGAAGCTATACTAGTTCGGCTGTGCTTTTGTATGAGCTTTGTTTGATTGATATTGAAGTGTGTCTCCTCGGTGCGCTTTTCGGTGCGGGTTAACGGTGAACTTTTACCATACTTTACACCATCCAGAGGTTTCCGACAAGGTGATCCAGTTTCACCATTTCTTTTTCTGCTATGTGCGGAAGGATTTTCCTCGCTGTTGAAATATTATAGTGGAGTTACCATAGACATAGGTCTGAGGGTGAGTTATAGATCACCATGGGTCACCCATTTATTATTCACAGATGACAGTTTGATTTTTATCAATGCAAGTAACCCAAGTGCTCTTAGACTCAATGAGATTCTCCGGATTTATGGAGAGGCTTCGGGACAAAGTGTTAATCGTGACAAAAGCTCTGTATACTTTAGTACTAACACTCCTGATTCGCTGAGGCAGGTTCTGCAAGCAACTTTAAACATCCATGTGCAAGCTTTCAGTGAGAAATACCTGGGGCTCCCAACTGCTGTGGGTAGAATTACAAGTGGCACTTTTGATCATATCAGTGAAAGAGCTCGTGGGAAGATACAAGGCTGGTCGGAAAAATTATTGGTGTGTGCAGGTCGGGAAACACTACTCAAATCTGTTATTCAATCAATTCCTACTTATCCAATGAGTACTTTTCTTCTGACCAAGAAAGTTGGTAAGAGTCTTACTTCACCAATGGCCAGGTATTTTTTGAGTAGTTATCTTGACAAGAGATCTCTGCATTGGGTGTCCTGGAAGGAGCTAGCTACACCTAAGTGCAAGGGTGGGATGGGGTTTAGAGACCCGCATCTTTTTAACCTTGCTATGTTGGGCAAACATGGTTGGCGATTCCTCACCAACCCCAATTCCCTCTGTGCAAGAGTTTTGAAGGGTCGTTACTTTCCTGACAATGATTTCATGAATGCTACTATACCCAAGTCAGCGTCGGCCACTTGGAGGGCGATCATGGCAGGAAGAGAATCCCTTCGGGCAGGACTGATCTATCGAGTAGGCGATGGTTCTTCCATATCTGCCTGGAATGATAAGTGGATTCCAGGTACAAATTCTATGTCTCCTATCTCCCGACCCCAACATACTACCATTGAGCGTGTGTCAGAGCTGATTGATACATCTAATTGGACGTGGAGACAAGACCTTGTTCGTTACAACTTCATTGCGCCTGATGTTGAAGCAATATTGAACATCCCTATTCAGCAAGGAGGTGGAGATGATTTTCTTGCATGGGCATTCGAAAGATCGGGGAACTACACTGTGAAGTCGGTGTACCGTGCTCTTGTGACTCAGAAAGAGCGTGttgctctagaggaagggacggcTACCAGAACCTCAGAGGATAATACACAGTTGTGGAAATCCCTATGGAAATTGAATGTCATTCCGAAGGTGAGAGTGTTTTGGTGGAGGGTCTTTCGTGGAATTCTCCCGGATGAAACCACTCTTAACTATCGACATATTGCAGAGATTCGTCGATGCAAAGTTTGTTTGGCTATGGATGAAAAATTGGAGCATGCGCTCATACACTGTTCACATGCAAAACCCTTCTGGGAGGAAGCGGCTGCATGGTTCGGCCTAAGATTGCCCCGGCTTCATCCAGACTCATGGGCACGTGATATCACATGTGATCCCAGATTCATAGATGATGACCGTGCCAAGATCACCACGATAATGTGGTCTATATGGCACTCCCGAAACCGGATCAAACATGGAGAGGAGGGCAGGAATCCTACGGCTACGCTCAGGGCCACTAAGGAGGCGGTCGCTCTTCTTCATCTACCACGGAAAGATGCGATGATCTTACCTGGTTTTGGCTGGAGACCACCTGATGACGGTGTTGTAAAGATCACCACGGATGGAGCGCTAAATTTTGCTGATGACAGGGGCGGTGCGGGAGGGATGGCTCGATCCTCTTCGGCGTTCCTGGGAGCTTGGTGCAAGCCATACTTGGGTATCTCTGATCCCTTAATCATGGAGGTTTTGTCACTGCGAGACGAAGTTCGGTTTGCTTCTCTCCGAGGCTTCTCTCATGTGATAATGGAAATTGATTGCTTGGAGATGGTGACGCTCTGgaccactcgccacaattctcgttcAGCTGTGGCTCCTTTATTATTAGAGATAGGAGAGCTATGTAATAATTTTACTTTGTTGAAATTCAGCATGTAATCAGGTCAGCTAACGTTCCGGCGCATCTCTGTGCAAAGCGTGCTTGCACTCTGAATGTGACCGATAGCTGGCTTGACGAGACCCCTAGCTTCTTAGTGACCAGTCTATTGGCTGATTGTCCTAAGAATGCCttcatatgaataaagctctctgatttccctgcaaaaaaaaaaaaagacaacGGCGTACACATAATGGAGAAAAATAAATGCCAGCCCAGGTCCACCACAAGTCCCGCTGCCCACCTCCCGCCTCCAATGACCGAAAAGAAAAACCCATCATTTCGAGTGATCTGCAGCGCCATCAACAAAGACGAGAGCTCATGGCGACGGCGGCAATGGACATCAGATCCGGTGGACAGGTATGGTTGGTAGTTCATCTTCTGCCAAGTACTAACTCTGAATCTTTTGCGGGAACCAACTTAGGGATGCCTGGGTGTTCTCGCAGGTTCCCCTTGCTGGATCTTGCATCTAGCGATTTCGCGCCGGCCGGTGAGCCAGAGTCAGCTTCTGAATCGAGCATGGGAGATGTGGGCGACGCGCCGCTTACAATCCAGTTGGCCATGAACAACGGCTGCGAGCGCTGAGCTTGTCGGCGACCGATTCGCAACAATCAACGGGAAAAGACGACCCTCAAGCCGCCGGGTGGACAAAAAGGTACCGTCTGTTCCTCTTGTTCATGCTCAGCTATGACACTAGTGCGCTAAGAGCCTAAGACATATCTGAACAATTTAGAACTTTGAAAGTAAAGCTGTACTTCCATGGTGCTCGCTTGTCAATACTACATTCTTCAGAAAAAAGAAGGCCGACGTCAGTTTGTATTTGTTCATGCTCAACTCTGAACCTAGTACGCTAAGATATATCTGAACATTTTGGATCTCTGAATGTAAAACTGTACTTCCATGTTGGTCCAATTGCATTCTTAGTCAGAGGTATTTCATTCTTCATGATTTTAGAACTCTGAAAGTAAAGCTGTACATCCATGGTGCTCTCTTATCCAAAGTAAATTCTTGAGGAAAAATAAGGCAAACCTCAGTTCGTCTTTGTTGATGCTCAACTCTGAAGCTAGTACGCTAAGGCATCTCTGAATAATTTAGATCTCTGACTGTAAAACTGTACTTCCATGTTGCTCACTGATGAATATTGCATTCTTCAGGAAAAGGAAGGCATCCATTTACAGTCAGAATTAATTCATTCTTAATGATGCAGGGTTCATATTGGGCGAGCCCCTATCGAGCGTGCACCTTGTGCTGGAAGAGTATGTGCCCTTGAAAAAAACATTAAGAGGATATGCAGAGAAGAAAACTGATACCGTGGTGGTACCATCTGTTGGATACAACTTTGATTCATTGGGAGAGCCATACGACCTCCACAACCTATATTCGTGGGAAATTGGATTCGAAATAAGATACGAAAAAAGTAGGCTCAACGTCAAGAGAACCAAATGTATGCAGGAGATAGTATGTGGATACTCTGTGGGTCCAAATTAAATTCATTGTCCCATTCCTGCAATTGTTTTGTGAAAATGCACTGAAACATTTGGCGATGAACTTGTACTTTCAGGGCAAACCAAAAAGAGGAAATACACGCACATGCCGCTGTGAGTGCCCTGCGTACATAACTGAGCACAGGCCATCACACAATCATGCTTTGACAGATAAATGTGGTGAAAAGGTGTACTGACCTTCACATAAAAATATCCATCTATATGCAAGAGACCTTGTTAAACAACTTAGAGAGAACAATATCAACATTGGAAAAGTTTACAATATAATTGGTAGTTTCTTCGGTTCAATGAATAATGTGCCCTTGAGCAGTATGCAAGCAGCAAGCATCTCAAGTAGCACTGAATTTCTACTATTTCCCCCTTGTATCCTGACTGCTCACTGCCAGCCCCCTGATATACATTATGTATTGTCAGCTTAGTAATATGTATTTGTCTGAACCCCTGAGCTGTCTAGATGCATTGTTTAAAACTAATTTTGTGCTGCTGTAACAAAGATCTCATATTAATCTTAGTGTGCTACTGATGACATGTTCATCTACTATCCATTAGTCAGGCATATATCTCCACTTATATGTCCTGTTTTCGTGTTAATTTTCCCTGAAATGTTGAACCATGATTCATCTATGCAAGCTGCAAGCATTTCAAGTATCACGGGATTTTCCCTATTTCCTCCTTGTATCCTGACTGCTCACTGCCAGTGCCCTTAGCCAAAATATGTACCGTATTTGTCTAATGCCCTGAATGTGGATGTGTTGTTCAAAGCTAAGTTTCATGCTGCTGTAACAAAGGTCTCATATTAATCTTCGTGTGCTAATGATGACATGTTCAGCTACTATTCCCTAGAGTCAGTTGTATCTCCTATTTTTCCCGATTTTTTATCCTGAAAATTTTACTAAAATCACACGCATAATTTTTAATATAAATGTTATGCTTGACAATCAAGCCGGCACCGACAGCAGGGTGCAGACTCTCTTGTCTTCGGCCATGGGCGCGGACGCAGCACTGTACACATCTAGTTTGATTTTTGAAACCTTTCAACCCAGCAGAGCCTGTAGTTCATACCCTGAGACTCTGAGCCGACCATCAAATCTGCCACTTTAAGTGAGCAAGCTTGGCACTTGCTCACAGGCTCGACAAAGAACTGCTTTGCCGCCGCTAGCCTCTGAATCACTCAATATGGCCGGGTGATTCCAAAAAACAAAACCTTAATATGGCCGAGATCCAGATGTCTGCTCCActttcagtcggcagctcttttccTCATGTCAGTTAAGGTACCAACCACCCCGTCAGAGACAAACGCCCGTCTAAGCCCACCTCCGTTACACGTATGCTAATTCGTACCTTCGCATATGCCGTACATGTACAACCGAATAACATATAATAAAGCGCACAGCCCACATCCCATAGCAGGTTCGATGGCTAGCGATACCAGGAGCGCACGCGCTCGTCCGCGCCTACCAATTTTCGTTAATTACCCCTATTTCATTGCCTCCCTTCTACAACTCTACTCGCCCTTCTTATTTATGCAAGCCCTCCAGCCTCTTCGTCCCTCTAATCTCAAAGCACAGGGTAGTTCTAACACAAATATTCCAATTGTTCAGCCTATCAAGCCTTGCTTGATTGACAGCCAAGATGATAAGACTAGTGTTGTCTTTTGCTAGTTTGTTGCCTTGGCTTGGGAGTCATGGGGATAAGAAGATGTGCATAAATGCATTAGAAACCTTAGCTTGAAAGAAAAACTGGTACTCAGCTGCTTCTGTGTAGATGCTTCTAGTCACACTACTCACATATTTTATTCGCGGCAATTCTTCCCGTCTATGTTGCCGGCAAGACAACAAGGAAAATCCGATGAATAAACCTCTCAAGAAGTCGGCAAAGCTGCCCTAGGCACCGCccaattttcttttttctcttgacAACCTGTTTCCCCGTCCAGTTAGTTCCGGTAAACTTAGAAGTATTTATCTCTGCTCCACTTATCCTGCTCTAAAACAATCAATGCGAAGGAGACTTGCCTGAAGAACCTGGGCGCAGACTCAAATCTTGATGCTAGCATTCATCACGAATGGTATATGTGGTGCTTATAGGCCCAAGCAGAACCTGTAGAACAAGCTGGTAGGTGCTGAAGTGTTGCACGTCCGGCCCTCTTGCAAAATGGGCACCATCTTTACCCAGAATTCCATATGGGTTGCATACCATTACAAAATCCCATGAACAAAATTTAGACGACATTCAACAAGTCTTTAACTCGCAAGCCCCAAAACAAGTAAGACGAAATTACATATCCCATTTCACGACAACAACTTCAACCAATTCATCTCCTATGAAGGAATTTCTTATTTTTGGATGGGTTTTGCACTATTATTATTCGTGACTAAATATCCAAACATAAGGCCTCGTAATCAACATGACACCTAGATAAGAAGTTCATTACGAAATATAACCGCACACGCTTGAGAAGGATTTAGGTGTTGTTTAATCTAGCTTGGCCTCTACCCTCTTCGGAAGATCAAGCTGCAGGTAAGTAAATGGTACAGTTGGTTCCTCCCTGCAAATCACAGTTTATACACTAACAACTTTCTAACAAAAGAGAAACGAGCCAATATTCACGGTCAAAACACTTGTCGCAATTTTGAAATGTAGGTGCACCAGAAACAATAGTGGATACCCGCTAGCTCTCTGAGGGTAAATTCATCATTAGAATTCTATAGTCCATAGTTTCACACATATATGGAGTCCTTCCATAATACATTTCAGTACAACGGCTTCTTGAAGCACTTGGCAATTTTTTCGGAGAAAGCCATTTCACCAAGTACTTTCTTTTGTTCATTTTTGGTGTACAAAATGATTGCATGTGTGCTTATACTCCTGGTATGCTGGAACTGGTTGTTCTCAGGCAAGCCACACCAGCACCCTTTGTTTCCGCTCCAGCCAGCCAGACTGAGATATTATCCAAAAAGCTTGCCCCATCCATGTTACCCAACGAAACCAACCGAAACACAATAATTATAATTTCCATGATGTGAACCATCCATGTTACCCAACTAACAAACTAAACATTCCATGACATGATAATTAAGACTTTTCACCATCACGCCACACATAATTAGCAACATTTCAAATCCAAGTTCAAATTTAAGCCTAAAATTGGAAGCACTGTGCATCACAAACACAATGGAACGAAGTTAATTACATATACAAATGACAAGCCTAAATCCAATTTAATTTCAACTGAGTTTTCTTGAAGCGCACTTAATAGTCTTACTTCATTGACACTATAGCATACAAGTTTTTCTCTCATTATATTTATGCATGATATCGAACTGGTTGCTCTGACATCCATCAATTCAATTGATCGTTAGACTCTTTTGCTTCAATGGAGCATCGTTTCGTGCATTTTTCTCCATGTTCTACGTACCACGGTTGCCTTTACTCCCTTGCTTCACTACACTTCAATATTACTCAATTCTGGGTTCCTATGCTTGAAGTACAAATTAACTGCTCTTTATTTATTTTCGGAACACGCAAGAGAGTTGCACATAGTTTCATTAAGAGAGATCTCTAGAAGGACAGTTAGTTACAGCGAGTCTGCCGAGGGCAAAACCTCACACCACCAGTACATTATCCACCCCATCCCTCCTGATACAAACTACTCGCGAGTTCCCACCCTTCCACTTATACAACTCTACTTGCCCTTCTTATTTGTGCAAGCCCTCCATCCTCTTCGTCCCCCTAATCTCAGACCACAAGCCTAGCTTGATTGACAACCAGGATGACAGGACTAGTGTTGCCTTTTGCTAATTTGTTGGCATGTCCATTAGTTCGGCTTGGGAGTCATGGGGACAATCATATGTATGGAAGTGCATAAGTAACCCAGCCTTTAGAACCACAGAAGTAGACAGCTGCTCACTGGCATTTGTCTCCGCTGAATGTACCTACCTTCAAAGATATGATTGTCTGCATCAGCAATTTACATCTCTTCTAGGTAGTTTCTTCAGTCTGGGAATTGAGAGGGTTCTAGTCAGACTACTCGCTTATTTCATCTGTGGCAATTCTTCGTGTGAACATTGCCCGGCAATGCAACAAGGAAAATCTGATGCATAAGCTTCTCTAGAAGTCAGCGAAGCTGCCCTAGGCAATTTATTCTGAAACACGGTGATCACACAGAAGGAGCTCAATCATCATTATCTTATTTGCACTCTATACAGATAATCAGACAGTTTGCCATGATCCACACACTATATCCCGTCTAGTTTTCTTTTTTACTTCGACAGTTTGTTTTGCGTCCTGTAAGTTGCAATACAAATCCAGCTCAAGCAGTATTTCTCTCAACTCCACATGTTGCGTCTCCACTCCATCCTGCTCCGAAACAATCCGTGTGAAGGAGACTTGCCCCGGAATCCAGGACACAATCTCAAACTTTGATGTTAGTATTCATCATGGAACGTGTATGTAGTGCTTACAGTACCAGGCATAACCTGTAGGACGAGCAGGTACCGAAAAGCACGTGCAGCCCTCTCGCAAAATGAGTTGGCAAAAAGAAATGGGaaacaaagaggaaactggcaactTTTTGTCACCAGGGAGCAGTTTAAGAATGTCTAATTCAATTTTCCATGAACTGACAGGCACAGGAATCAGGCACCATCTTTACCGAGAATTCCACATGAGCCGCAAACCACTACGAAATCCCATCAACAAACCTTAGAAGCCATTCAATAAGGATTTAACTCTCAAGGCCCTAAACAAGTCAGACGAAATTACAAATCTCATTTCAGAACAGCAACTTTCACCTCCTGTGAAGGCGTTTCTTATTTCTGGATCGGTTTTGCACTATTATTTATTCATGAATAAATATCCAAACATAAGGCCTTGCGTTCAACATGACGCCTAGGTAAAAAGTTCACTACGGAATATAACCACGCACACTTCAGAAGGATTTAGGTGCTGTTTACTCTAGCTTGGCCTCTACCCTCTTCGGAGGATCCAGCTGCAGGTAAGTAAATGGTACAGTTGGTTCCTCCCTGCAAATCACAGTTTGTACATTAATAACTTTCTCTAACAAAAGATGGGGGAGAAGCAATATTCATGGTCAGAATACTTGTCATAATTTTGAATGTATGTGCACCAGAAACTATAGTTGATACTTGCCTGCTCTCTGAGGCAATATTCATCATTAGAATTCTATAGTCCACAATTTCACACAGATATGGAGCCCTCCCATAATATGCATTTCAGAACAACAGCTTCCTGAACCACTTAGCCTTTTTATTAGGAGATAGCCATGTCACCAAGTACTTTCTTTTGTTCAATTTTGGTGatcaaaaagattgcatgtgtgcttcTACTCCTGGTATGTGGAACTGATTGCTCCCAGCCAAGCCACAGCGGTGCCCTTGGTTTCTGGCCCAGCCAGCCAGACTGAGATATTGTCCAGAAAGGTTGCACCATCCATACTGCCCAACCAACCAACTAAACTACCTTCCTAACAGATGTGAAACATCATATATGGCACACAGGTAGGCTGGTACGCGCCTCATAAATTTTAGGGATTTGCAACTACACGGAGAATCGTGCCTGACCAACTCCCTGTTACGTGTCATGCTCCATATTAGATTTTTAGGAACTGGTTAGGCTCATATAGGACTTTCCCATAAACAAGAAAATAACACCATGCCAAAGAGATTACTTTTTAGTGAGCATCCCTATGTAGTAACTAGTCAATAAGCATTTAAGTTGCTGAAAAAGCAAGCAATCaccgaagaaaaagaaaaaaaattaacatGAGCATACTTAGCAATCACTAACTTAACATTTTCCTCATATACTGCTCATTCATTTTATGAAACTGTTGCGGGCAACCTAAAAATATATTTAGATTGTCAGCAGTGATTCTAATGATTCCACCAAAAGCATTAAAACAGAGATCATGAGAAGCAGCGGATACCCAGGTTTCGAGCGCATGCATTGCCAAAAGACCTTGAATGGGCCTGGAACTGTCTTGAATGGATTCCCTTCAAAGGCAGCCTGCAAACAAATAATTAAGCAGACCAAAACATGTTCATTTCAGACTTGGAATTCACATGATGA
It includes:
- the LOC119345447 gene encoding uncharacterized protein LOC119345447, encoding MSESEQRPVPRRESPWGLPEGDKRQPKAHRCNDRVEDVVQAAFEGNPFKTVPGPFKVFWQCMRSKPGEEPTVPFTYLQLDPPKRVEAKLE